The Symphalangus syndactylus isolate Jambi chromosome 8, NHGRI_mSymSyn1-v2.1_pri, whole genome shotgun sequence genome includes a window with the following:
- the VCPKMT gene encoding protein N-lysine methyltransferase METTL21D isoform X2, with protein sequence MAATLESSLEDPLRSFVRVLEKRDGTVLRLQQYGSGGVGCVVWDAAIVLSKYLETPEFSGDGAHALSRRSVLELGSGTGAVGLMAATLGADVVVTDLEELQDLLKMNINMNKHLVTGSVQAKVLKWGEEIEGFPSPPDYILMADCIYYEESLEPLLKTLKDVSGFETRIICCYEQRTMGKNPEIEKKYFELLQLDFDFEKIPLEKHDEEYRSEDIHIIYIRKKKSKMKYNKADESIKDKCTQNFHREAFNHLTQASNNLGKLKM encoded by the exons ATGGCCGCTACGCTGGAGTCCTCGCTGGAGGACCCACTGCGGAGCTTTGTGCGAGTTTTGGAGAAGCGGGATGGTACAGTGCTACGACTACAGCAGTATGGCTCCGGTGGCGTGGGTTGCGTTGTTTGGGACGCTGCCATTGTCCTTTCTAAATACCTGGAAACGCCCGAGTTTTCTGGCGACGGGGCCCACGCGCTGAGCCGGCGGTCGGTGCTGGAGCTGGGTTCGGGCACCGGGGCCGTGGGGCTCATGGCTGCTACCCTCGG GGCTGATGTTGTAGTCACCGATCTTGAGGAATTGCAAGACTTGCTGAAGATGAATATTAATATGAACAAGCATCTTGTCACTGGTTCTGTTCAAGCCAAGGTACTGAAATG GGGGGAAGAAATAGAAGGCTTTCCTTCTCCACCCGACTACATACTGATGGCTGACTGCATATACTATGAAGAG tctTTGGAGCCATTGCTGAAAACTCTAAAAGATGTCAGTGGATTTGAAACTCGTATTATATGTTGTTATGAACAACGAACAATGGGGAAAAATCcagaaattgagaaaaaatattttgag CTCCTTCAGCTAGATTTTGACTTTGAAAAAATTCCTTTGGAAAAACATGATGAAGAGTATCGAAGTGAAGATATTCATATTATatacatcagaaagaaaaaatcg aaaatgaaatataacaaGGCAGATGAGTCCATAAAAGATAAATGCACTCA aaattTCCATCGTGAAGCCTTTAATCATCTTACCCAAGCCTCTAACAACCTGGGTAAACTAAAGATGTGA
- the VCPKMT gene encoding protein N-lysine methyltransferase METTL21D isoform X6, whose product MAATLESSLEDPLRSFVRVLEKRDGTVLRLQQYGSGGVGCVVWDAAIVLSKYLETPEFSGDGAHALSRRSVLELGSGTGAVGLMAATLGADVVVTDLEELQDLLKMNINMNKHLVTGSVQAKVLKWGEEIEGFPSPPDYILMADCIYYEESLEPLLKTLKDVSGFETRIICCYEQRTMGKNPEIEKKYFEKMKYNKADESIKDKCTQNFHREAFNHLTQASNNLGKLKM is encoded by the exons ATGGCCGCTACGCTGGAGTCCTCGCTGGAGGACCCACTGCGGAGCTTTGTGCGAGTTTTGGAGAAGCGGGATGGTACAGTGCTACGACTACAGCAGTATGGCTCCGGTGGCGTGGGTTGCGTTGTTTGGGACGCTGCCATTGTCCTTTCTAAATACCTGGAAACGCCCGAGTTTTCTGGCGACGGGGCCCACGCGCTGAGCCGGCGGTCGGTGCTGGAGCTGGGTTCGGGCACCGGGGCCGTGGGGCTCATGGCTGCTACCCTCGG GGCTGATGTTGTAGTCACCGATCTTGAGGAATTGCAAGACTTGCTGAAGATGAATATTAATATGAACAAGCATCTTGTCACTGGTTCTGTTCAAGCCAAGGTACTGAAATG GGGGGAAGAAATAGAAGGCTTTCCTTCTCCACCCGACTACATACTGATGGCTGACTGCATATACTATGAAGAG tctTTGGAGCCATTGCTGAAAACTCTAAAAGATGTCAGTGGATTTGAAACTCGTATTATATGTTGTTATGAACAACGAACAATGGGGAAAAATCcagaaattgagaaaaaatattttgag aaaatgaaatataacaaGGCAGATGAGTCCATAAAAGATAAATGCACTCA aaattTCCATCGTGAAGCCTTTAATCATCTTACCCAAGCCTCTAACAACCTGGGTAAACTAAAGATGTGA
- the VCPKMT gene encoding protein N-lysine methyltransferase METTL21D isoform X4, giving the protein MAATLESSLEDPLRSFVRVLEKRDGTVLRLQQYGSGGVGCVVWDAAIVLSKYLETPEFSGDGAHALSRRSVLELGSGTGAVGLMAATLGADVVVTDLEELQDLLKMNINMNKHLVTGSVQAKVLKWGEEIEGFPSPPDYILMADCIYYEESLEPLLKTLKDVSGFETRIICCYEQRTMGKNPEIEKKYFELLQLDFDFEKIPLEKHDEEYRSEDIHIIYIRKKKSQQIPKHGDRIGGVMWEL; this is encoded by the exons ATGGCCGCTACGCTGGAGTCCTCGCTGGAGGACCCACTGCGGAGCTTTGTGCGAGTTTTGGAGAAGCGGGATGGTACAGTGCTACGACTACAGCAGTATGGCTCCGGTGGCGTGGGTTGCGTTGTTTGGGACGCTGCCATTGTCCTTTCTAAATACCTGGAAACGCCCGAGTTTTCTGGCGACGGGGCCCACGCGCTGAGCCGGCGGTCGGTGCTGGAGCTGGGTTCGGGCACCGGGGCCGTGGGGCTCATGGCTGCTACCCTCGG GGCTGATGTTGTAGTCACCGATCTTGAGGAATTGCAAGACTTGCTGAAGATGAATATTAATATGAACAAGCATCTTGTCACTGGTTCTGTTCAAGCCAAGGTACTGAAATG GGGGGAAGAAATAGAAGGCTTTCCTTCTCCACCCGACTACATACTGATGGCTGACTGCATATACTATGAAGAG tctTTGGAGCCATTGCTGAAAACTCTAAAAGATGTCAGTGGATTTGAAACTCGTATTATATGTTGTTATGAACAACGAACAATGGGGAAAAATCcagaaattgagaaaaaatattttgag CTCCTTCAGCTAGATTTTGACTTTGAAAAAATTCCTTTGGAAAAACATGATGAAGAGTATCGAAGTGAAGATATTCATATTATatacatcagaaagaaaaaatcg CAGCAGATTCCAAAGCATGGAGATAGAATTGGAGGAGTGATGTGGGAACTGTAA
- the VCPKMT gene encoding protein N-lysine methyltransferase METTL21D isoform X10 — MAATLESSLEDPLRSFVRVLEKRDGTVLRLQQYGSGGVGCVVWDAAIVLSKYLETPEFSGDGAHALSRRSVLELGSGTGAVGLMAATLGADVVVTDLEELQDLLKMNINMNKHLVTGSVQAKVLKWGEEIEGFPSPPDYILMADCIYYEESLEPLLKTLKDVSGFETRIICCYEQRTMGKNPEIEKKYFEKFPS; from the exons ATGGCCGCTACGCTGGAGTCCTCGCTGGAGGACCCACTGCGGAGCTTTGTGCGAGTTTTGGAGAAGCGGGATGGTACAGTGCTACGACTACAGCAGTATGGCTCCGGTGGCGTGGGTTGCGTTGTTTGGGACGCTGCCATTGTCCTTTCTAAATACCTGGAAACGCCCGAGTTTTCTGGCGACGGGGCCCACGCGCTGAGCCGGCGGTCGGTGCTGGAGCTGGGTTCGGGCACCGGGGCCGTGGGGCTCATGGCTGCTACCCTCGG GGCTGATGTTGTAGTCACCGATCTTGAGGAATTGCAAGACTTGCTGAAGATGAATATTAATATGAACAAGCATCTTGTCACTGGTTCTGTTCAAGCCAAGGTACTGAAATG GGGGGAAGAAATAGAAGGCTTTCCTTCTCCACCCGACTACATACTGATGGCTGACTGCATATACTATGAAGAG tctTTGGAGCCATTGCTGAAAACTCTAAAAGATGTCAGTGGATTTGAAACTCGTATTATATGTTGTTATGAACAACGAACAATGGGGAAAAATCcagaaattgagaaaaaatattttgag aaattTCCATCGTGA
- the VCPKMT gene encoding protein N-lysine methyltransferase METTL21D isoform X8, with protein MAATLESSLEDPLRSFVRVLEKRDGTVLRLQQYGSGGVGCVVWDAAIVLSKYLETPEFSGDGAHALSRRSVLELGSGTGAVGLMAATLGADVVVTDLEELQDLLKMNINMNKHLVTGSVQAKVLKWGEEIEGFPSPPDYILMADCIYYEELLQLDFDFEKIPLEKHDEEYRSEDIHIIYIRKKKSRRGFAMLSRLILHSWTPVTCPPWPPKLLGLQKFPS; from the exons ATGGCCGCTACGCTGGAGTCCTCGCTGGAGGACCCACTGCGGAGCTTTGTGCGAGTTTTGGAGAAGCGGGATGGTACAGTGCTACGACTACAGCAGTATGGCTCCGGTGGCGTGGGTTGCGTTGTTTGGGACGCTGCCATTGTCCTTTCTAAATACCTGGAAACGCCCGAGTTTTCTGGCGACGGGGCCCACGCGCTGAGCCGGCGGTCGGTGCTGGAGCTGGGTTCGGGCACCGGGGCCGTGGGGCTCATGGCTGCTACCCTCGG GGCTGATGTTGTAGTCACCGATCTTGAGGAATTGCAAGACTTGCTGAAGATGAATATTAATATGAACAAGCATCTTGTCACTGGTTCTGTTCAAGCCAAGGTACTGAAATG GGGGGAAGAAATAGAAGGCTTTCCTTCTCCACCCGACTACATACTGATGGCTGACTGCATATACTATGAAGAG CTCCTTCAGCTAGATTTTGACTTTGAAAAAATTCCTTTGGAAAAACATGATGAAGAGTATCGAAGTGAAGATATTCATATTATatacatcagaaagaaaaaatcg agacggggttttgccatgttgtccaggctaattttgcactcctggactccagtgacctgcccgccttggcctcccaaattgttgggattacag aaattTCCATCGTGA
- the VCPKMT gene encoding protein N-lysine methyltransferase METTL21D isoform X3: MAATLESSLEDPLRSFVRVLEKRDGTVLRLQQYGSGGVGCVVWDAAIVLSKYLETPEFSGDGAHALSRRSVLELGSGTGAVGLMAATLGADVVVTDLEELQDLLKMNINMNKHLVTGSVQAKVLKWGEEIEGFPSPPDYILMADCIYYEESLEPLLKTLKDVSGFETRIICCYEQRTMGKNPEIEKKYFELLQLDFDFEKIPLEKHDEEYRSEDIHIIYIRKKKSRRGFAMLSRLILHSWTPVTCPPWPPKLLGLQKFPS; the protein is encoded by the exons ATGGCCGCTACGCTGGAGTCCTCGCTGGAGGACCCACTGCGGAGCTTTGTGCGAGTTTTGGAGAAGCGGGATGGTACAGTGCTACGACTACAGCAGTATGGCTCCGGTGGCGTGGGTTGCGTTGTTTGGGACGCTGCCATTGTCCTTTCTAAATACCTGGAAACGCCCGAGTTTTCTGGCGACGGGGCCCACGCGCTGAGCCGGCGGTCGGTGCTGGAGCTGGGTTCGGGCACCGGGGCCGTGGGGCTCATGGCTGCTACCCTCGG GGCTGATGTTGTAGTCACCGATCTTGAGGAATTGCAAGACTTGCTGAAGATGAATATTAATATGAACAAGCATCTTGTCACTGGTTCTGTTCAAGCCAAGGTACTGAAATG GGGGGAAGAAATAGAAGGCTTTCCTTCTCCACCCGACTACATACTGATGGCTGACTGCATATACTATGAAGAG tctTTGGAGCCATTGCTGAAAACTCTAAAAGATGTCAGTGGATTTGAAACTCGTATTATATGTTGTTATGAACAACGAACAATGGGGAAAAATCcagaaattgagaaaaaatattttgag CTCCTTCAGCTAGATTTTGACTTTGAAAAAATTCCTTTGGAAAAACATGATGAAGAGTATCGAAGTGAAGATATTCATATTATatacatcagaaagaaaaaatcg agacggggttttgccatgttgtccaggctaattttgcactcctggactccagtgacctgcccgccttggcctcccaaattgttgggattacag aaattTCCATCGTGA
- the VCPKMT gene encoding protein N-lysine methyltransferase METTL21D isoform X5: MAATLESSLEDPLRSFVRVLEKRDGTVLRLQQYGSGGVGCVVWDAAIVLSKYLETPEFSGDGAHALSRRSVLELGSGTGAVGLMAATLGADVVVTDLEELQDLLKMNINMNKHLVTGSVQAKVLKWGEEIEGFPSPPDYILMADCIYYEESLEPLLKTLKDVSGFETRIICCYEQRTMGKNPEIEKKYFELLQLDFDFEKIPLEKHDEEYRSEDIHIIYIRKKKSKFPS; the protein is encoded by the exons ATGGCCGCTACGCTGGAGTCCTCGCTGGAGGACCCACTGCGGAGCTTTGTGCGAGTTTTGGAGAAGCGGGATGGTACAGTGCTACGACTACAGCAGTATGGCTCCGGTGGCGTGGGTTGCGTTGTTTGGGACGCTGCCATTGTCCTTTCTAAATACCTGGAAACGCCCGAGTTTTCTGGCGACGGGGCCCACGCGCTGAGCCGGCGGTCGGTGCTGGAGCTGGGTTCGGGCACCGGGGCCGTGGGGCTCATGGCTGCTACCCTCGG GGCTGATGTTGTAGTCACCGATCTTGAGGAATTGCAAGACTTGCTGAAGATGAATATTAATATGAACAAGCATCTTGTCACTGGTTCTGTTCAAGCCAAGGTACTGAAATG GGGGGAAGAAATAGAAGGCTTTCCTTCTCCACCCGACTACATACTGATGGCTGACTGCATATACTATGAAGAG tctTTGGAGCCATTGCTGAAAACTCTAAAAGATGTCAGTGGATTTGAAACTCGTATTATATGTTGTTATGAACAACGAACAATGGGGAAAAATCcagaaattgagaaaaaatattttgag CTCCTTCAGCTAGATTTTGACTTTGAAAAAATTCCTTTGGAAAAACATGATGAAGAGTATCGAAGTGAAGATATTCATATTATatacatcagaaagaaaaaatcg aaattTCCATCGTGA
- the VCPKMT gene encoding protein N-lysine methyltransferase METTL21D isoform X7 codes for MAATLESSLEDPLRSFVRVLEKRDGTVLRLQQYGSGGVGCVVWDAAIVLSKYLETPEFSGDGAHALSRRSVLELGSGTGAVGLMAATLGADVVVTDLEELQDLLKMNINMNKHLVTGSVQAKVLKWGEEIEGFPSPPDYILMADCIYYEESLEPLLKTLKDVSGFETRIICCYEQRTMGKNPEIEKKYFERRGFAMLSRLILHSWTPVTCPPWPPKLLGLQKFPS; via the exons ATGGCCGCTACGCTGGAGTCCTCGCTGGAGGACCCACTGCGGAGCTTTGTGCGAGTTTTGGAGAAGCGGGATGGTACAGTGCTACGACTACAGCAGTATGGCTCCGGTGGCGTGGGTTGCGTTGTTTGGGACGCTGCCATTGTCCTTTCTAAATACCTGGAAACGCCCGAGTTTTCTGGCGACGGGGCCCACGCGCTGAGCCGGCGGTCGGTGCTGGAGCTGGGTTCGGGCACCGGGGCCGTGGGGCTCATGGCTGCTACCCTCGG GGCTGATGTTGTAGTCACCGATCTTGAGGAATTGCAAGACTTGCTGAAGATGAATATTAATATGAACAAGCATCTTGTCACTGGTTCTGTTCAAGCCAAGGTACTGAAATG GGGGGAAGAAATAGAAGGCTTTCCTTCTCCACCCGACTACATACTGATGGCTGACTGCATATACTATGAAGAG tctTTGGAGCCATTGCTGAAAACTCTAAAAGATGTCAGTGGATTTGAAACTCGTATTATATGTTGTTATGAACAACGAACAATGGGGAAAAATCcagaaattgagaaaaaatattttgag agacggggttttgccatgttgtccaggctaattttgcactcctggactccagtgacctgcccgccttggcctcccaaattgttgggattacag aaattTCCATCGTGA
- the VCPKMT gene encoding protein N-lysine methyltransferase METTL21D isoform X9, which produces MAATLESSLEDPLRSFVRVLEKRDGTVLRLQQYGSGGVGCVVWDAAIVLSKYLETPEFSGDGAHALSRRSVLELGSGTGAVGLMAATLGADVVVTDLEELQDLLKMNINMNKHLVTGSVQAKVLKWGEEIEGFPSPPDYILMADCIYYEESLEPLLKTLKDVSGFETRIICCYEQRTMGKNPEIEKKYFETEFHPVAHAGVQWHSQGSLRPQPPRLK; this is translated from the exons ATGGCCGCTACGCTGGAGTCCTCGCTGGAGGACCCACTGCGGAGCTTTGTGCGAGTTTTGGAGAAGCGGGATGGTACAGTGCTACGACTACAGCAGTATGGCTCCGGTGGCGTGGGTTGCGTTGTTTGGGACGCTGCCATTGTCCTTTCTAAATACCTGGAAACGCCCGAGTTTTCTGGCGACGGGGCCCACGCGCTGAGCCGGCGGTCGGTGCTGGAGCTGGGTTCGGGCACCGGGGCCGTGGGGCTCATGGCTGCTACCCTCGG GGCTGATGTTGTAGTCACCGATCTTGAGGAATTGCAAGACTTGCTGAAGATGAATATTAATATGAACAAGCATCTTGTCACTGGTTCTGTTCAAGCCAAGGTACTGAAATG GGGGGAAGAAATAGAAGGCTTTCCTTCTCCACCCGACTACATACTGATGGCTGACTGCATATACTATGAAGAG tctTTGGAGCCATTGCTGAAAACTCTAAAAGATGTCAGTGGATTTGAAACTCGTATTATATGTTGTTATGAACAACGAACAATGGGGAAAAATCcagaaattgagaaaaaatattttgag acagagtttcaccctgtaGCCcatgccggagtgcagtggcacagtcagggCTCACTGCgtcctcaacctcctaggctcaagtga
- the VCPKMT gene encoding protein N-lysine methyltransferase METTL21D isoform X11, with protein MAATLESSLEDPLRSFVRVLEKRDGTVLRLQQYGSGGVGCVVWDAAIVLSKYLETPEFSGDGAHALSRRSVLELGSGTGAVGLMAATLGADVVVTDLEELQDLLKMNINMNKHLVTGSVQAKVLKWGEEIEGFPSPPDYILMADCIYYEESLEPLLKTLKDVSGFETRIICCYEQRTMGKNPEIEKKYFESFTL; from the exons ATGGCCGCTACGCTGGAGTCCTCGCTGGAGGACCCACTGCGGAGCTTTGTGCGAGTTTTGGAGAAGCGGGATGGTACAGTGCTACGACTACAGCAGTATGGCTCCGGTGGCGTGGGTTGCGTTGTTTGGGACGCTGCCATTGTCCTTTCTAAATACCTGGAAACGCCCGAGTTTTCTGGCGACGGGGCCCACGCGCTGAGCCGGCGGTCGGTGCTGGAGCTGGGTTCGGGCACCGGGGCCGTGGGGCTCATGGCTGCTACCCTCGG GGCTGATGTTGTAGTCACCGATCTTGAGGAATTGCAAGACTTGCTGAAGATGAATATTAATATGAACAAGCATCTTGTCACTGGTTCTGTTCAAGCCAAGGTACTGAAATG GGGGGAAGAAATAGAAGGCTTTCCTTCTCCACCCGACTACATACTGATGGCTGACTGCATATACTATGAAGAG tctTTGGAGCCATTGCTGAAAACTCTAAAAGATGTCAGTGGATTTGAAACTCGTATTATATGTTGTTATGAACAACGAACAATGGGGAAAAATCcagaaattgagaaaaaatattttgag agtttcaccctgtaG
- the VCPKMT gene encoding protein N-lysine methyltransferase METTL21D isoform X1, whose protein sequence is MAATLESSLEDPLRSFVRVLEKRDGTVLRLQQYGSGGVGCVVWDAAIVLSKYLETPEFSGDGAHALSRRSVLELGSGTGAVGLMAATLGADVVVTDLEELQDLLKMNINMNKHLVTGSVQAKVLKWGEEIEGFPSPPDYILMADCIYYEESLEPLLKTLKDVSGFETRIICCYEQRTMGKNPEIEKKYFELLQLDFDFEKIPLEKHDEEYRSEDIHIIYIRKKKSGLTLSSRLEYSGAISACCNLCLVGSRSDPPTSACPEYLGP, encoded by the exons ATGGCCGCTACGCTGGAGTCCTCGCTGGAGGACCCACTGCGGAGCTTTGTGCGAGTTTTGGAGAAGCGGGATGGTACAGTGCTACGACTACAGCAGTATGGCTCCGGTGGCGTGGGTTGCGTTGTTTGGGACGCTGCCATTGTCCTTTCTAAATACCTGGAAACGCCCGAGTTTTCTGGCGACGGGGCCCACGCGCTGAGCCGGCGGTCGGTGCTGGAGCTGGGTTCGGGCACCGGGGCCGTGGGGCTCATGGCTGCTACCCTCGG GGCTGATGTTGTAGTCACCGATCTTGAGGAATTGCAAGACTTGCTGAAGATGAATATTAATATGAACAAGCATCTTGTCACTGGTTCTGTTCAAGCCAAGGTACTGAAATG GGGGGAAGAAATAGAAGGCTTTCCTTCTCCACCCGACTACATACTGATGGCTGACTGCATATACTATGAAGAG tctTTGGAGCCATTGCTGAAAACTCTAAAAGATGTCAGTGGATTTGAAACTCGTATTATATGTTGTTATGAACAACGAACAATGGGGAAAAATCcagaaattgagaaaaaatattttgag CTCCTTCAGCTAGATTTTGACTTTGAAAAAATTCCTTTGGAAAAACATGATGAAGAGTATCGAAGTGAAGATATTCATATTATatacatcagaaagaaaaaatcg ggtctcactctgtcatccaggctggagtacagtggtgcaatctcggcttgctgcaacctctgcctcgtgggctcgagaagtgatcctcccacctcagcctgtcctgagtacctgggaccatag